Proteins from a genomic interval of Caldicellulosiruptor diazotrophicus:
- a CDS encoding UPF0182 family membrane protein, translated as MADRIIYDYKREKTKRILKRAGFVLALLILAAIVFSIAFDLFLELIQIREIGKNFISVFWKNFYVKLSVQIVSFVILFFVFFTNNAIVKKNVERIVGKIGFLKKNILNIILSIFLALVTSKYLENNLYIKFLTLTHSKPFNIKDPIFKKDIGYFVFERPFFLTVVNFLFFLMIFVCIYTVVLYLLLYTASFVSRASSWDILSDKKVRSHIFFNLILIFAVKIFTLKYEMEGLLYSFFGEVVGVGYTDYYIRMNYFKLSYIVLAAVIVLSISFFAKGKYTNIGKVMLSYVGWAVLGTIISAGFQYFVVSPNEQVYERPFLEKNIKFTRLAYNLENIEEKYFPVDTSNNITAKDLQQNKATVENIRITDFPTTLDIQNQIQRFKQYYIFNDADIAKYTINGRVKSVFISAREINYEGIPTKTYINQKFQYTHGYGVVMSLMTEVTPEGQPKFIIKDIPVKSLDGAPKVTQPRIYYGEKTDPYVIVNTKVDEIDYPEGDSNKLYRYTGQGGIKLSLINRLIFSYVYKDFRLLVSSAINSNSKILINRNIVQRAKKVAPFLEFDPDPYILIDGKGRLVWVLDAYTKTGYFPYSEPTEEGFNYIRNSVKVLIDAYNGTLKFYIIDKSDPIVNVYRSIYPQLFEKEDIPKDIAEHIRYPEYIFKVQASVLKRYHMTNPNVFYNKEDLWDFGKHKTPDGAIDYIPPYYSVMKLPDSQKEELILMVPFTPLKYNTMIAWLAAGSSQESYGKLVLYKFPKGSTVYGPLQVENMIDQDPQISKDLSLWNQGGSKVIRGNLLALPINQKILYIEPIYIASDNASALPEVKRVIAACNGKVVMGSSLSDALTQLIGQQLTQTNQDLQTTQQQQGIQEIQNFSDQILRLKDIFEDAKKALKEGNWEEFGRKFKELDEMMKNIK; from the coding sequence ATGGCAGATAGAATAATTTATGATTACAAAAGGGAAAAGACGAAAAGGATTTTAAAAAGAGCAGGGTTTGTTTTGGCGCTGCTGATTTTGGCTGCAATTGTGTTTTCAATCGCATTTGATTTGTTTTTGGAACTAATCCAGATAAGAGAGATTGGTAAGAATTTTATCAGTGTGTTCTGGAAAAATTTCTATGTGAAACTTTCTGTGCAAATAGTTTCTTTTGTTATATTGTTTTTTGTGTTCTTTACTAACAATGCAATTGTGAAAAAGAATGTAGAAAGAATTGTAGGGAAAATTGGTTTTTTGAAGAAGAATATTCTCAACATTATTCTTTCTATTTTCTTGGCACTTGTGACAAGTAAATATTTGGAAAACAATCTCTATATAAAGTTTTTGACATTGACACATTCAAAACCTTTTAATATCAAAGATCCAATCTTTAAGAAAGACATAGGTTACTTTGTATTTGAAAGACCTTTTTTTCTGACTGTGGTAAATTTCCTCTTTTTCTTGATGATATTTGTATGTATATACACAGTGGTGTTATATTTGCTTCTTTACACAGCTTCATTTGTTAGCAGAGCAAGTTCGTGGGATATTCTATCTGACAAAAAAGTCAGGTCTCATATATTTTTCAATCTTATACTCATATTTGCTGTAAAAATATTCACTTTAAAGTATGAAATGGAAGGTCTTTTATACTCTTTCTTTGGAGAGGTTGTCGGTGTTGGGTATACAGACTATTATATTAGAATGAACTACTTTAAGCTTTCCTATATAGTCTTGGCTGCAGTTATTGTACTGAGTATTTCCTTTTTTGCAAAAGGAAAGTACACAAACATCGGAAAAGTTATGCTTTCTTATGTTGGATGGGCAGTTTTAGGGACCATAATTTCAGCAGGTTTTCAGTACTTTGTGGTATCACCAAACGAACAGGTATATGAAAGGCCATTTTTAGAGAAGAATATAAAGTTTACACGTCTTGCTTACAATTTAGAAAACATCGAAGAGAAATATTTTCCTGTAGACACATCAAATAATATAACAGCAAAAGATTTACAACAAAATAAAGCAACAGTTGAAAATATAAGGATAACAGATTTTCCAACTACCTTGGATATACAAAACCAGATTCAGCGGTTTAAACAATATTATATCTTTAATGACGCAGACATTGCAAAATACACCATAAACGGCAGGGTAAAATCTGTATTTATTTCTGCAAGAGAGATTAATTACGAGGGCATTCCTACAAAGACATATATAAACCAGAAATTTCAGTATACCCATGGTTACGGCGTTGTTATGAGTCTTATGACAGAGGTCACCCCAGAGGGTCAACCAAAGTTCATTATAAAGGATATTCCAGTAAAAAGCTTGGATGGTGCACCAAAGGTTACCCAGCCGCGCATATACTATGGAGAAAAGACAGACCCATATGTAATAGTCAATACAAAGGTTGATGAGATTGATTACCCGGAAGGTGATTCAAACAAGCTCTACAGATACACAGGTCAGGGAGGAATAAAACTCTCACTGATAAACAGGCTGATATTTTCATATGTATACAAAGATTTTAGGCTTCTTGTTTCCTCTGCGATAAATTCTAACAGCAAGATTCTTATAAACAGAAACATTGTTCAAAGAGCCAAAAAGGTTGCTCCGTTTTTGGAGTTTGACCCAGACCCATATATCCTGATTGATGGGAAAGGCCGTTTAGTGTGGGTTTTGGATGCATATACAAAGACAGGCTATTTCCCATATTCAGAACCAACCGAAGAGGGTTTTAATTATATCCGAAACTCTGTAAAGGTTTTGATTGATGCGTACAATGGTACATTGAAGTTCTACATTATTGACAAGAGCGACCCGATTGTAAATGTCTACAGGAGCATATATCCTCAGCTTTTTGAAAAAGAAGATATTCCAAAGGATATCGCTGAGCATATACGATATCCAGAGTATATCTTCAAGGTTCAGGCAAGTGTGTTGAAAAGATATCACATGACGAACCCTAATGTATTCTACAACAAGGAAGATTTGTGGGATTTTGGAAAACATAAAACGCCTGATGGGGCTATCGACTACATTCCACCGTATTACAGTGTTATGAAACTTCCAGATTCGCAAAAAGAAGAGTTGATATTGATGGTGCCATTTACACCTCTGAAATACAATACAATGATTGCATGGCTTGCAGCAGGTAGTAGCCAGGAAAGTTATGGCAAACTTGTACTTTACAAGTTTCCAAAAGGTTCAACTGTATATGGACCACTACAGGTTGAAAATATGATTGACCAGGACCCTCAAATCTCAAAAGATTTGTCTCTTTGGAACCAGGGAGGCTCTAAAGTAATAAGAGGAAACTTATTGGCACTGCCAATAAACCAGAAGATTTTGTACATTGAACCAATCTATATTGCATCTGACAACGCATCAGCTTTGCCAGAGGTAAAAAGGGTAATTGCCGCCTGCAATGGCAAAGTTGTAATGGGAAGCAGCTTAAGTGATGCTCTCACGCAGCTGATTGGACAGCAGCTTACGCAAACTAACCAAGATTTACAAACGACACAGCAGCAACAAGGTATTCAGGAAATTCAAAACTTTTCTGATCAGATCTTAAGGCTAAAAGATATATTTGAAGATGCTAAGAAAGCATTGAAAGAAGGTAATTGGGAAGAATTTGGGAGGAAGTTTAAAGAACTTGATGAAATGATGAAAAATATAAAATAA
- a CDS encoding class II aldolase/adducin family protein: MKKYFERDDEMEKSKSLQELVWLCQKIGRKIDYVQGGGGNISVKLDSQYMAIKASGFRLDQVTEEDGYVVVDYQRIKSFYESVNISVVKDYEKESLEIAQKSVLSFSGRILRPSVEVGFHSILDRYVIHSHSVYANILTCSREGRQLCYKIFENRNFSLIWVPYINPGFSLTLEISNQLRSLPAIDKRPKVIFMENHGLVVSSDNLKEAYEVHEMVNLLIKRWFKIRGRYPSCVLKQVGDKRYQSKTRFILDFIKSEGFEVDLFEKYPLYPDQLVYINSSMYTENPKIEIDLPRGTVIYNSTYSEAVAIDETLLAYLYLITKINKFGLTIKSMSRNEMEYIKNWESEKYRKEILKEFAK, encoded by the coding sequence ATGAAAAAATACTTTGAAAGGGATGATGAGATGGAAAAAAGTAAAAGTTTGCAAGAGCTTGTATGGCTGTGCCAGAAGATTGGCAGGAAAATTGACTATGTTCAGGGTGGCGGGGGAAACATTTCTGTAAAGCTTGATTCTCAGTATATGGCAATAAAAGCCTCTGGTTTTAGGCTTGACCAAGTGACAGAAGAAGATGGCTACGTTGTTGTAGATTATCAAAGAATAAAAAGCTTTTATGAGAGTGTAAATATTTCGGTGGTCAAAGATTATGAAAAAGAAAGTTTAGAAATTGCCCAAAAAAGTGTTTTGAGTTTTTCAGGTAGGATTTTAAGACCCTCAGTGGAGGTAGGATTTCATTCAATTCTTGACAGATATGTAATTCACTCTCATTCTGTATATGCAAATATCCTAACTTGCTCACGTGAAGGCAGACAGTTGTGCTATAAAATATTTGAAAATAGAAATTTTAGCCTTATCTGGGTACCTTATATCAATCCTGGTTTTTCGTTAACCCTTGAAATTTCAAACCAGCTTAGAAGTCTGCCAGCTATAGATAAAAGACCAAAAGTAATCTTCATGGAAAATCATGGGCTTGTTGTGTCTTCAGATAATTTGAAAGAAGCATATGAAGTACACGAAATGGTTAACCTTTTGATAAAAAGATGGTTCAAAATAAGAGGACGATATCCTTCATGTGTATTAAAACAAGTTGGTGATAAAAGATATCAGAGCAAAACAAGGTTTATTTTGGATTTTATAAAGTCAGAAGGGTTTGAAGTTGATCTATTTGAGAAGTATCCTCTTTATCCTGACCAGCTTGTTTATATAAATTCAAGTATGTATACAGAGAATCCAAAGATAGAAATAGATTTACCACGAGGAACAGTTATCTACAACTCAACCTATTCAGAGGCGGTTGCAATCGACGAAACTTTACTTGCTTATCTTTATCTGATAACTAAAATAAATAAGTTTGGTCTTACTATAAAAAGTATGTCACGTAATGAAATGGAGTATATCAAAAACTGGGAAAGTGAAAAATATAGAAAAGAAATATTAAAAGAATTTGCAAAATAA
- a CDS encoding SPFH domain-containing protein — protein MPTMGWVILVVGLFLIFFFSSIKVVRTKYCYVVERIGQFHRVLEPGVHIIIPFIDNVRAKVNMQERILDVPPQDVITKDNVRIKIDSVVFFEVFDAKMCTYNIQNYQAAIMYSVLTNLRDVVGNMTLDEIFSSREVINSRLTSVLDQITDNYGVKVKRVEIKDIIPPAEITQAMEKQMKAERDKRAMILEAEGVRESEIAKAEGYKQALIKRAEGEKQQKILQAEGQAQAIEMVAKAQANAIAYVNRAIKESGIDAVVLAMRQIEAAIEIAKNPANKVYIPTDAFKNLGTLIGASELIRTNDNTNSQSSSQ, from the coding sequence ATGCCAACAATGGGTTGGGTAATACTTGTTGTGGGACTATTTTTAATATTCTTCTTTTCAAGCATCAAGGTTGTAAGGACAAAATACTGCTATGTTGTTGAAAGAATTGGACAGTTTCACAGGGTTTTGGAACCTGGCGTTCATATCATCATACCGTTTATTGATAATGTCAGAGCAAAGGTAAATATGCAGGAAAGAATATTAGATGTTCCACCACAGGATGTTATTACAAAAGATAACGTTAGAATAAAGATTGACTCTGTTGTGTTTTTTGAGGTATTTGACGCAAAGATGTGTACTTACAACATTCAAAATTATCAGGCAGCCATTATGTATTCAGTGCTCACAAACCTTAGAGATGTTGTTGGTAACATGACACTTGATGAGATATTTTCATCAAGAGAAGTAATTAACTCAAGGCTCACATCTGTTTTGGACCAGATAACAGATAATTATGGGGTTAAGGTTAAAAGGGTTGAGATAAAAGATATTATTCCGCCAGCAGAAATTACCCAGGCAATGGAAAAACAGATGAAAGCTGAACGAGACAAAAGAGCAATGATTTTAGAGGCAGAAGGTGTAAGAGAAAGTGAAATTGCTAAAGCAGAAGGGTACAAGCAAGCTCTTATAAAAAGAGCAGAAGGTGAAAAGCAGCAAAAGATTTTGCAGGCAGAAGGTCAGGCTCAGGCAATAGAGATGGTAGCTAAAGCTCAGGCAAATGCTATTGCATATGTCAACAGGGCAATAAAAGAAAGTGGAATAGATGCGGTTGTGCTTGCGATGAGACAGATTGAGGCTGCAATTGAGATTGCTAAAAATCCGGCAAATAAAGTGTACATCCCAACAGATGCCTTCAAAAATCTTGGAACTCTTATTGGTGCATCTGAGTTGATAAGAACAAATGATAATACAAACTCTCAATCATCATCACAATAA
- a CDS encoding NfeD family protein — protein MNVSIYDFIWLGIALATLAADMFIGFVLFPIYISAFIVFILDLFINHIAVEVGIFIVLTVIIFLIFKPKIKRFLQNMPRIENKSFVSLGEEFFVEEVSEDGYFGKIKKDGIFYNVYSQDKLQIRDKVRVTKVDGLKIFVEKIDDNV, from the coding sequence TTGAATGTAAGTATTTATGACTTTATATGGCTTGGGATTGCTCTTGCAACTCTTGCTGCTGATATGTTTATAGGTTTTGTTTTGTTTCCAATTTATATATCTGCTTTTATAGTGTTTATTCTTGATTTATTTATCAACCACATAGCGGTTGAAGTAGGAATATTTATTGTCTTGACAGTCATTATTTTCTTAATTTTCAAACCCAAGATAAAAAGGTTTCTCCAAAACATGCCAAGGATAGAAAATAAAAGCTTTGTGTCTTTAGGGGAAGAATTTTTTGTTGAAGAAGTATCTGAGGATGGATATTTTGGCAAGATAAAAAAAGACGGAATATTTTACAATGTCTATAGTCAAGATAAACTTCAAATTAGGGATAAAGTAAGGGTTACAAAGGTTGATGGTCTCAAAATCTTTGTTGAAAAAATTGACGATAATGTATAA
- a CDS encoding YlbF family regulator: protein MRNVYDIAYELATALKESNEFKRFKAAKEKIEKDEKLKQMISDFKKKQFELEQKRLKGEEVTSSDVYSLQQLYQIISLNPDIEEYLSAEMMLAKIIADISKIIADSIEFKEELWGFADK, encoded by the coding sequence ATGAGGAATGTGTATGACATTGCATATGAACTTGCCACTGCTTTGAAGGAGTCAAACGAATTTAAAAGGTTTAAAGCTGCAAAAGAAAAGATTGAAAAGGATGAAAAGCTAAAACAGATGATTTCTGATTTTAAAAAGAAACAGTTCGAACTTGAACAAAAGCGCCTCAAAGGAGAGGAAGTTACAAGCTCTGACGTGTACTCCTTGCAGCAGCTTTATCAAATAATATCACTAAATCCTGATATAGAAGAATACCTTTCTGCTGAGATGATGCTGGCAAAAATCATTGCTGACATTTCAAAAATCATTGCTGACAGTATTGAGTTTAAAGAGGAGCTATGGGGATTTGCAGATAAATAA
- the recJ gene encoding single-stranded-DNA-specific exonuclease RecJ, with amino-acid sequence MIFQKKRWILKDNSNIENVDIEINGKKIKPQVIKVLNNRGVKAKEEIEKFLNPSLKNLHNPFLLPDMKEAVRIINQAILHRSRVLIYGDYDCDGVTSTYLLYSALRNFLPTTYYIPNRFKDGYGLNLDVLKKLEDKFDILITVDTGISSHNEVKYLKEKRKNIIITDHHEPKEVLPDADAVINPKRKDSIYPFRDLAGVGVAFKLLHALKKSGVNLKLSEYLDIVAIGTIADVMPLVDENRIFAKFGLKILKNTKNVGLKKLIEVAGLLSKEDLKPYDVSFIIGPRLNAAGRISDANLAVSLLLEQDAIKAESIAKKLDEENRKRQEIEEKTIKEAQSLISENKNILRKKIFVLSKGSWHAGVVGIASSKITEKYYRPSLLLTLADDGVLKGSGRSIKGFNLFEALRNCTEILLKFGGHEHAAGLSLHIENIDKLDETLNLIAQDCHFMIFKPAIEVDLVLSLNEIDDELIDQVYLLEPFGVGNPEPTFLIKNLVVENFRFMGDGNKYYKFFAGNSTKYDVVCFSNLEDEDELISMKKVDIVCKLEKNLFNSLRRNQFNIIDICENISFGVIKDLYNNLKAVRNNRLSFKKYEIKRGSLQDIKGRRCVFVAFWPHIVLNFLKFLKGEDIEGEFFEFLNKQGRIIQHQSSLKEVYFDDIFATRLDKLSALVDEIDLIVALDVPSYQYVKNFYQDINTLLIDLDNKFDEFSLQINEECVNVYKTLRDCEFISYNFSGIYESDPFLKVAKLLFIIQMFEEAGIILTEITHDGIEAKEFFKTQEKVNLKSTKVYSFYRTLKG; translated from the coding sequence ATGATTTTCCAGAAAAAGAGATGGATTTTGAAAGATAACAGTAATATTGAAAATGTAGATATTGAAATTAATGGAAAAAAGATTAAACCTCAAGTTATAAAAGTTTTGAACAATAGAGGAGTCAAGGCAAAAGAAGAAATAGAGAAATTTTTAAATCCTTCACTAAAAAATCTTCACAATCCATTTCTTTTACCTGACATGAAAGAAGCAGTTAGGATTATAAACCAAGCAATTTTACACAGAAGTAGAGTTCTTATATATGGTGATTACGACTGCGATGGTGTTACAAGTACATATTTACTTTATTCAGCTTTGAGAAATTTTTTGCCAACAACATATTATATTCCCAATAGATTTAAAGATGGATATGGTCTCAATCTTGATGTTTTGAAGAAACTAGAGGATAAGTTTGATATACTAATAACTGTAGATACAGGTATTAGCAGCCATAATGAGGTAAAGTATCTAAAAGAAAAAAGAAAAAATATTATAATTACAGACCATCATGAACCGAAGGAAGTCTTGCCTGATGCTGATGCTGTGATAAATCCCAAAAGAAAAGATAGCATTTATCCTTTCAGAGATTTGGCGGGTGTAGGTGTTGCGTTTAAGCTTTTACATGCACTAAAAAAGTCAGGGGTAAATCTTAAACTGTCTGAATATCTTGATATTGTTGCGATTGGTACAATTGCCGATGTTATGCCACTCGTTGATGAAAACAGGATTTTTGCAAAGTTCGGGCTTAAGATTTTAAAAAATACGAAAAATGTTGGACTCAAGAAACTCATAGAAGTAGCGGGACTTTTGTCAAAAGAGGATTTGAAACCCTATGATGTATCATTTATAATAGGTCCAAGACTCAATGCTGCTGGGCGAATTTCTGATGCGAATCTGGCTGTATCACTTCTTTTAGAGCAAGACGCTATAAAAGCAGAAAGTATTGCAAAAAAACTTGATGAAGAGAATAGAAAGCGTCAGGAAATAGAGGAAAAGACAATTAAAGAAGCTCAGAGTTTGATTAGTGAAAATAAAAATATTTTAAGGAAAAAGATATTTGTTCTGAGCAAAGGTTCATGGCATGCTGGTGTTGTTGGCATAGCTTCTTCAAAAATTACAGAAAAATATTATAGGCCTTCACTTTTGCTGACACTTGCTGACGATGGTGTTTTAAAAGGGTCAGGAAGGTCTATTAAAGGTTTCAACTTGTTTGAAGCACTTAGAAACTGTACAGAAATTTTACTCAAGTTTGGTGGACATGAACATGCAGCTGGGTTGTCACTTCATATAGAAAATATTGATAAGCTTGATGAAACTTTAAATTTAATTGCTCAGGATTGTCATTTTATGATATTCAAGCCGGCAATTGAAGTTGATCTTGTATTATCTTTGAATGAGATTGATGATGAACTTATCGACCAGGTTTATCTTTTAGAACCGTTTGGGGTTGGGAATCCTGAACCTACTTTTTTGATTAAAAATCTTGTTGTAGAGAATTTTAGGTTCATGGGTGATGGAAACAAATATTATAAATTTTTTGCTGGCAACTCAACAAAATATGATGTTGTGTGTTTTTCCAACTTGGAAGACGAAGATGAGCTGATTTCAATGAAAAAAGTAGATATTGTTTGCAAACTCGAAAAAAATCTTTTTAATTCTTTGAGAAGAAACCAGTTCAATATTATTGATATTTGTGAAAATATTAGTTTTGGGGTTATTAAAGACTTATATAATAATTTGAAGGCTGTTAGAAATAACCGTTTAAGTTTTAAGAAATATGAAATAAAAAGAGGAAGTTTGCAGGACATAAAGGGTAGAAGATGTGTTTTTGTAGCTTTTTGGCCACATATTGTTCTCAATTTTCTTAAATTCTTGAAAGGAGAAGATATAGAGGGTGAATTTTTTGAATTTTTAAATAAACAAGGTAGGATAATTCAGCATCAAAGTAGTCTAAAGGAAGTGTATTTTGACGACATTTTTGCAACAAGGCTTGATAAGTTAAGTGCTTTGGTGGATGAAATAGATTTAATTGTTGCTCTCGATGTGCCTTCTTATCAGTATGTCAAAAATTTTTATCAAGATATTAACACTCTTTTAATTGACCTTGATAATAAATTTGATGAATTTTCTTTACAGATAAATGAAGAGTGTGTTAATGTTTATAAAACACTCAGAGATTGTGAGTTTATATCTTACAATTTTTCGGGTATATATGAATCAGATCCATTTTTAAAAGTGGCAAAATTGCTTTTTATTATCCAAATGTTTGAAGAGGCAGGAATAATTCTTACAGAGATTACTCACGATGGAATTGAAGCAAAAGAATTTTTTAAAACACAAGAAAAAGTGAACCTGAAATCTACAAAAGTATACAGTTTTTACAGAACATTGAAAGGATAA
- a CDS encoding class II aldolase/adducin family protein — translation MKFELLHPADQIVMIMERIYGYGMTTTSGGNISIKDDNGDIWITPSGIDKGSLKSNDIVQVKENGEIIGKHKPSVELPFHEMIYRARPDIKAIIHAHPPAIMAFSLARKIPNTKLIPNVHLICGEVELVEYALPGSTVLGQKIADTFKKGISTAVLANHGIVVGAENLFKAFMAFETLDFCAQLEIRARLIGEPRQLRPKDIEISKAKQDIQMDEFIPKTYSSFERLSRKKMCELIHRAYDQRLFTSTQGTFSQRLSDNSFIITPYMVDRKYIQPEDIVRVENGYKEAGKKPSRSVLLHKFIYEKHPEVNAIIIAHPPNIMAFAVTDNDFDSKTIPETYIYLRKVKKIPFGSSFMQPKMTADVFSKETPAVIVENDCVIVVGKDLLDAFDKLEVLEFTAKAIIDAKKLGDVVLISQEEIKEIESAFKL, via the coding sequence ATGAAATTTGAACTACTACACCCAGCCGACCAGATAGTAATGATAATGGAAAGAATATACGGCTATGGTATGACAACAACATCTGGTGGCAATATATCAATTAAAGATGACAATGGCGATATCTGGATTACACCCTCTGGTATAGATAAAGGAAGTTTAAAAAGTAACGATATAGTTCAGGTAAAAGAAAATGGAGAGATTATTGGGAAACACAAGCCTTCTGTCGAACTTCCGTTTCATGAGATGATATACCGTGCGAGGCCTGATATAAAAGCAATAATTCACGCGCACCCGCCAGCAATTATGGCATTTTCGCTGGCACGCAAAATTCCAAATACCAAGCTTATTCCAAATGTCCATCTAATATGTGGCGAGGTTGAGCTTGTTGAGTATGCTTTACCTGGAAGTACTGTTCTTGGTCAGAAGATAGCTGATACATTCAAGAAAGGAATATCAACAGCTGTTTTGGCAAACCATGGGATTGTTGTAGGTGCAGAAAACCTTTTCAAGGCGTTTATGGCGTTTGAAACGCTTGATTTTTGTGCTCAGCTTGAGATAAGGGCAAGGCTTATTGGTGAGCCTAGACAACTCAGGCCAAAAGATATTGAGATTTCAAAAGCAAAACAAGATATTCAAATGGATGAGTTTATTCCAAAAACATATTCAAGTTTTGAAAGATTGTCAAGAAAAAAGATGTGTGAACTTATCCACAGGGCATATGACCAGAGGCTTTTTACAAGTACCCAAGGAACATTTTCACAAAGGCTTAGTGACAATTCTTTTATAATAACACCATACATGGTTGATAGGAAGTATATTCAGCCAGAAGATATTGTAAGAGTAGAAAATGGGTATAAGGAGGCTGGGAAAAAACCAAGCAGGTCGGTTCTGTTGCATAAGTTTATTTATGAAAAGCATCCAGAGGTCAACGCGATAATCATTGCTCATCCGCCAAACATAATGGCATTTGCAGTTACAGACAATGATTTTGATTCAAAAACAATACCTGAAACTTATATTTATCTCAGAAAGGTTAAAAAAATTCCATTTGGTTCATCGTTTATGCAGCCTAAAATGACTGCAGACGTATTTTCCAAAGAAACTCCAGCTGTGATTGTTGAAAATGACTGTGTAATTGTTGTAGGCAAAGACCTTTTAGATGCATTTGACAAACTTGAGGTGTTAGAGTTTACTGCAAAGGCAATAATAGATGCAAAAAAATTAGGTGATGTTGTACTAATAAGCCAAGAAGAGATTAAAGAGATAGAAAGTGCATTTAAACTATGA
- a CDS encoding PHP domain-containing protein, translating into MAQVEFDLEKELNHEDKERRLEALSNFFKLVRQGKIALPPKSSVINNHIHTFYSFSPYSPSKAIYMAAKSGLPTAGIMDHDTIAGSNEFIVAGKLAGIATTIGVECRADFSKTLLSGKKINNPDQHSIAYVAIHGIPHNQIETVMNFFKPYVERRMRRNRLMVENINSLLSKYEIALDFEKDVVGISKYKEGGTVTERHILFALAKKLVEILGKGEKLIRFLKNELEIDINPKVESFLNDEQNPFYEYDLLGLLKSDFTPKFYINATDECPDIKEVVEFSHKIGAIIAYAYLGDVVESVTGDKRREKFEDDYLELLFEVLNELGIKAVTYMPSRNTLSQLKRVKNLCEKYDFLQISGEDINSPRQRFICEALKQDEFKHLIDTTWALIGHEIMATEDKEFGFFSDKIREKFPSLKDRIEYFKNIGLKMWQNQTKK; encoded by the coding sequence ATGGCACAAGTTGAGTTTGATCTTGAAAAAGAGCTAAATCATGAAGATAAGGAAAGAAGACTTGAAGCTCTTTCAAACTTCTTTAAGCTTGTCAGGCAAGGCAAGATTGCCCTGCCACCAAAAAGTAGCGTCATAAACAATCACATACATACATTTTACTCATTTTCACCATACTCTCCTTCAAAGGCAATCTATATGGCCGCAAAAAGCGGTCTTCCGACAGCAGGCATAATGGACCATGATACTATAGCAGGTAGCAATGAATTTATTGTTGCTGGTAAATTAGCAGGTATTGCAACAACAATTGGTGTTGAATGCAGAGCTGATTTTTCAAAAACTTTGCTTTCTGGCAAAAAGATAAATAATCCTGACCAGCATTCAATTGCTTATGTTGCAATTCATGGAATTCCACATAACCAAATTGAAACTGTAATGAATTTTTTTAAGCCGTACGTGGAGAGGAGAATGAGAAGAAATAGGCTGATGGTAGAAAACATTAATAGCCTTCTTTCAAAGTACGAAATTGCTTTGGATTTTGAAAAGGATGTTGTGGGTATTTCAAAATATAAAGAAGGGGGCACTGTCACAGAAAGGCACATACTTTTTGCTCTGGCAAAAAAACTTGTTGAAATACTTGGAAAAGGAGAGAAGCTGATAAGATTTCTTAAAAATGAGCTCGAAATTGATATTAACCCAAAAGTAGAAAGCTTTCTCAATGATGAGCAAAATCCTTTTTATGAGTATGATCTTTTAGGTCTTCTTAAGAGCGATTTTACTCCAAAGTTCTACATAAATGCCACAGATGAGTGCCCTGACATAAAAGAGGTTGTAGAGTTTTCACATAAGATAGGTGCAATAATTGCATATGCCTACCTTGGTGATGTTGTTGAATCTGTCACAGGCGATAAAAGAAGAGAAAAATTTGAAGATGATTATCTTGAACTTCTGTTTGAGGTTTTAAATGAGCTTGGCATAAAAGCAGTAACATACATGCCCTCAAGAAATACTCTTTCTCAGCTCAAAAGAGTTAAAAACTTATGTGAAAAATATGACTTTCTCCAGATAAGCGGAGAAGACATAAACTCACCCCGCCAAAGGTTTATATGTGAAGCATTAAAACAGGATGAGTTTAAACATTTGATAGACACTACATGGGCTTTGATTGGACATGAGATAATGGCAACAGAGGATAAAGAGTTTGGATTTTTTTCAGACAAAATACGAGAGAAATTTCCAAGTTTGAAAGATAGAATTGAGTATTTTAAAAATATTGGATTGAAAATGTGGCAAAACCAAACTAAAAAATGA